ATGGCACGATGTTGACTGGACAGTGGAATTTTGCTGGCATGGCGTAGATAATGTAATTGAATGCGACTTCGTTAGCATCTCATTATCATATTACTGCTAACCTTTTCCTCATTTACAGTCAGGTACTGTAAGTAATCTGGAGCCGTATCCTACGACGGCTTTTCAGCGCAAGCAAGATCTCGGAAGTGGCGAGGCTTTTGTGCACTTCGATTACTTTGAAAATGAGCTTCCAAAGATTGTGCTCATCGAAATAAATGGCCAAAAACTCTGCACAGTCAGCTCATGTGAAGGGTCATGTAAGTAGTTGATCGACTGAAAAATAGAAGAGAATACTTATCCCATATTCCAAATCAGTTTTGATCAGTCGAGTAAGTCCGGTGAAATCGGGGTATAAGTTAGTGTGTTCGACTATCTTGTTTCTGCTTCTGAATAAATTGATGACTTCAAGCATCCGTATTCATTAACGATTCAATTCAAATCGCAATTGCGGttgtaatttgtttgcttgtatTGAAAAAACATAGGTATTACTACAGGTACAGTGAGCTTATTTGTCCCTCCCACTTATACCCCCTTATCAAATGatcaatatcaaataaatataacggTAGTTAAGCTAAGTTTTTCGCTAGCGCTTAAAAGTGCGCAGTAATTTGTTTATGGTAGTAGCTGAACTATGTATCTATATTATGAAACAGGTATCTCTTAGTCGGGGTTTCGACTATGGCGATAATATATGTTTTCTTACCTAAAGAATATCCCATTACTTTTTTCATTAAAGCATCCCGTTCAACAGCAACTCGTCGGATGCGAATGGCTCTTGGGCCGAACGAAGGTTCGGCTgaagcaacggcaacagcataTAGCGGGTTTTCGGTTCGAACTTTCGAGCCCCAAATTGCGTCCAGACGTAACTGGGGAGAAAGTCGCGGCCCGAGAATCCCAAATTTCGGCGGGAATAATAATCCTTTTCATTTCACAAGTACCAGTAGGAAACCTTTCGTAATCGTTGAAGCGCGTCAGAATCCAGGAGCAGCGGAATGTGGACTGGAGGGATTAAGTGCCTTGCAGATCGGAGGAGAGAACGTGACGAGAGGTCAGTATCCTTGGATGGCGGCGCTTTATCACGACATAAGTTTGGATCCCAGAACGATTGAGCTCGATTATAAATGCGTCGCTACATTGATCTCTCGACGCACAGTGATAACCGCGGCACATTGCATTTATGGAATAACTCCAGACCAGCTGAGAGTCTATGTAGGACGTCACGATGTGACGGTACATCCGGAGAAGGATGCCACGTTGATGGCGGTAGAGAGTGTTAAGACGCATCCGGACTTTGTGGGAGATATATCTCCCGATTCAGATTTGGGTCTCTTGGTGCTTAAGGAGCATGTGGAATATTCAACCTATGTGCGTCCCATCTGTCTGTGGAGCAGCAGCACCTCGCTGGACATCGAAGACACTGAAAAGATGGTCGTCGTCGGATGGGGCAATGATGGAAAGAGCCCAGAGCCAACGAAACTACCGATGAAAGTCGACGTGAGACCCGTCTCCAGCGAGGAGTGTCTACGGGAAATGATCACGGCCAGGGACTTCCTCACACCACGCACGCTCTGTGGCGGGAACAGTCAGGGACATGGTCCTTGTCTAGGTGACTCGGGAGGAGGATTGATGGTGCTGCGGAACAGTCGTTGGATGGTGCGGGGAATCGTCTCGTTGGCTCAGCGATCGGGGAATTCATGCGATCTGTCGCGCTACGTCATCTATTGTGATGTGTCTAAGCATCTCGACTGGATTGAGAGGAATATTGTTAGGTGATGAGAAGGTCAGCAAACAGTTAACCATAAGTTAGGAACATGAACATCGAACAGTCAAttcacatattttcaaaagctgCCTGCTTACctcaaaaacagcaaaaatttatatctCATCGGTTTCTTTCTTCAGCGAAAACATTTTCGGagcacttgttttatttttctattgagTACAATAAATGTCTGGGCTGTagcgatttaaaattaattatgagaTATGTATCTGTCAAATGAGCAGATAATTATAGTtgacaaaaattgaacaaatattaCTATCATAAGCATTTGGTTATAATTTTTGAGAGctgatcttaaaaaaaaaaaaataaagtactaTTTTCTGCAAACACTTTTAAAACTCTTTTATTTTCGCTTTGTATTAAGGAAGTAAATATTTCTGATAAAGCTGAGAACTTGTGCTAAGAGCGTGGGGAATACCCCTGACGCAAATACTATAAATTCATACACAAGTGATAGAAAATTATAAGATGAAAAACCAGTTTAAAGACGAGAGAGAACGACAGtgatcacaatcacaatcaaaacataaacaaaaacaattgtagGCTGATTAGAGTAAAAGCACGTTTCATTCAAGCATATATGATAAGTTCGATGATtgagtgtatatataatattgacCCATGAACCGGCTATTTTTGTGCTTGCATAATCTAGGCAAGGGGACGAGGGAATTGGGCAAAGCCCCAACGAAATACCTGTCCTCAGCACAAGCATCATCTCAGCAAAAagaagagagaaggagaggaAGAGATCAAATggaagagagagtgagagatcAATCGGGTATTTCACAGAACCTCGATGATCAAGCCAATTCACAATTCGAGATGATTTTCAATCTACTGAGTTTAGTTCTAGTTCGATCGCTATCAGCGACAGTTGACAGTTGTCAGTTCGCAGCTCTGATGGCGAACATCTTAGAGATTCTACTCCTAACCTTGTTTGGACTTTGTCTACGGTTCGTTGTGCCACAACGTTTGCCACCAAATGCCTGCAGCAGCATTTTTCACTATGAGAGGCAGGGTGATCATTGGATTGGACATATCACACCCAATCAAATAGGTCTAAGCGATGTTAACTGGAAGTTGAAATTTTCTTCGCATGGCGTAGATGGAGTAAGCGGATCCCGCGTGCTTCCTATACAACCCTCATcttaataattcatttatctTCTGCATAGCCCGGCACTATAAGTAACTTGGGGCCGTACCCGAACAGGGAGACGGCTCTGCAGCGCATGCACGATGGCGGTACTGCCGAGACCTTTGTGCGCTTCGATAACTACGAGAATGAGCTACCGAAGATCGTGCTCATCGAACTGAATGGTCAAGAGCTCTGCACAGCCAATTCTTGTGAGTACCTAATTTTAAACCGAATTTAGTTGCAATGCTCCTACGTGGTTCTTGCGGATTAATTTGGTTTTAGATTTGTATTATCTCGATCGATTAAGAAACAAACATTTGATTTATACCTGAATCATTTGAGTACAAAAGAACCTAAACAAAGACCAATTGTGTTCAAAAGTGATTTGCCTTTGCGAAAGTTTGACCCGTTATTTTGCGGAATGTGTTTTTGATAAtgatttggttttaaattttaattcacactccaactttgttcattttgaaataaaattgatatttttttaaatggatatCTCAAATTTGAACatgtaaagcttttgaaaactGCACAATTGACACAGTTATCAGACCTATTGGAATTAGAGACTGTGTGACTACAACTGTAATATTTCTGAAGAAATCACTCCTTTCTTCTATTGAGttacatttttcttaactGTGCTATAGATGGAGCTCCTTCGTCGTCAGCTACTCGTGAGCTGCACCTGGCTGTTTCctcgacgacaacaacaacaacaacccatGAGGTGAAACAACCCAAATCTGTCGTGTCACAACGTTTGCCATCAATGGGTTGCAACATCTTTAAGTATGAAAAGCAGGGAGATCACTGGATTGGACATGTCACTCCCACTCGGAACGGACTGCGAGATGTTAACTGGAAACTGAAGTTTTCCTCGCATGGCGTCGATAAGGTCAATGAATCGTGTTTCGTTCAAAATGCTTTTCTCAtcttaataatacatatttctaATATATAGCCTGGTACTGTGAGTAACTTGGGGCCGTACCCGAACAGGGAGACGGCTCTGCAGCGCATGCATGATGGCGGAAGTGCCGAGCTCTTCGTGCGCTTCGATAACTACGTGGGTCAGTTACCGAAGATCGTGCTTATCGAACTGAATGGTGAAGTACTCTGCACAAGCAGTTCATGTGAGTAATTAATTTCAGTTgagcttgtttttgttgtttttgttgattttacaCTTCGATTTGTGTGTTTGCCTATGGGATACGATCAGccctataaatattaatgatcAGTGAGTATTTCATTGTCGACAATTGgctgatttgatttgttgaCTGTCGCAACcaataaacagaaataaattattgaatcCATATTTCTAAACAGCTTTCATAACTCAAGTCAAAGTCAAGTGGAGAAGATTACTGAATTACCTTAATCACTTGACTGTTTATCTCCTTTTCTTTCgtaatttaatgaataaatttaatttacgttttattctttatgaacttaaaaatatatttatgacaaCTTGACggataattatatatttttatatataattaattatatatatttcaccTACCTGTCTGTTCACCTTAAGCTTGGCAGGATGGGGAATCGAATCCAGTTATTCCGAACtattaaagttatattttgaCTCTAACCATAGAAACATGAGACCACCTGTCTACTACCTACAAATTCATCTGTCTTACACTTTAATTGATTAGttcttacttaaaatataatccTTATTTTTCGTATTCTAGATGAAGCTCCTTCGTCGACATCTACTCGTCAATTGCACCTGTCTGTTTCATCGTCTACGCCAACAACACACGAGGTTGTACAACCACAGCCCCAGAGTCAGCCATCATCAAACCCATTTTTACATTTCGGTGGGAATAGTAATCCTTTCCTTCCGCGGAGGACCACCAAAAAACCTGTGGCAGTTGTGGAAACTGTGGCAGTTGTGGGAACTCGTCAAGATGCAGGAGCAGAGGAGTGTGGAGTGGAAGGATTCGCTGGCTTGCAGATTGGAGGAGAGAATGTGCCTCGGGGACGGTTTCCCTGGCTGGCAGCGCTTTATCACGATACAAATTCGGATCCCACAACGATTGAGCTGTCCTACAAGTGTGTGTCCACACTGATCTCTGGACGCACAGTGATAACGGCGGCACATTGCATCTATGGATTAACTCCAGCTCAGCTGAGAGTCTATGTAGGACGTCACGATGTGACGGTACATCCGGAGAAGGATGCCACGTTGATGGCGGTAGAGAGTGTTAAGACGCATCCGGACTTTGTAGGAAATCTTGTGCCGGACTCAGATTTAGGTCTCTTGGTGCTAACGGAACATGTGACTTACTCAACCTATGTGCGTCCCATCTGCATGTGGACCAGAAGCACCTCGCTGGGCATCGATGAGAGTGAGCAGACCGCC
The genomic region above belongs to Drosophila innubila isolate TH190305 chromosome 3R unlocalized genomic scaffold, UK_Dinn_1.0 2_E_3R, whole genome shotgun sequence and contains:
- the LOC117792885 gene encoding serine protease gd-like isoform X2, encoding MHDGGTAETFVRFDNYENELPKIVLIELNGQELCTANSYGAPSSSATRELHLAVSSTTTTTTTHEVKQPKSVVSQRLPSMGCNIFKYEKQGDHWIGHVTPTRNGLRDVNWKLKFSSHGVDKPGTVSNLGPYPNRETALQRMHDGGSAELFVRFDNYVGQLPKIVLIELNGEVLCTSSSYEAPSSTSTRQLHLSVSSSTPTTHEVVQPQPQSQPSSNPFLHFGGNSNPFLPRRTTKKPVAVVETVAVVGTRQDAGAEECGVEGFAGLQIGGENVPRGRFPWLAALYHDTNSDPTTIELSYKCVSTLISGRTVITAAHCIYGLTPAQLRVYVGRHDVTVHPEKDATLMAVESVKTHPDFVGNLVPDSDLGLLVLTEHVTYSTYVRPICMWTRSTSLGIDESEQTAVAGWGTDSTLKPTRFPTTVNVRPVSREQCLREMVTAKDFLTPRTLCAGNSQGHGPCLGDSGGGLMVLRNNRWMVRGIVSLAQRSGNSCDLSRYVIYCDVARHLSWIEKNVVR
- the LOC117792889 gene encoding serine protease gd-like, producing MASLQILVLTWFGLCLRFVLPQRVPPNGCSNIFQYEWMKDHWIGRITPNLPDSEWHDVDWTVEFCWHGVDNSGTVSNLEPYPTTAFQRKQDLGSGEAFVHFDYFENELPKIVLIEINGQKLCTVSSCEGSSSRSTATRRMRMALGPNEGSAEATATAYSGFSVRTFEPQIASRRNWGESRGPRIPNFGGNNNPFHFTSTSRKPFVIVEARQNPGAAECGLEGLSALQIGGENVTRGQYPWMAALYHDISLDPRTIELDYKCVATLISRRTVITAAHCIYGITPDQLRVYVGRHDVTVHPEKDATLMAVESVKTHPDFVGDISPDSDLGLLVLKEHVEYSTYVRPICLWSSSTSLDIEDTEKMVVVGWGNDGKSPEPTKLPMKVDVRPVSSEECLREMITARDFLTPRTLCGGNSQGHGPCLGDSGGGLMVLRNSRWMVRGIVSLAQRSGNSCDLSRYVIYCDVSKHLDWIERNIVR
- the LOC117792885 gene encoding serine protease gd-like isoform X1; amino-acid sequence: MANILEILLLTLFGLCLRFVVPQRLPPNACSSIFHYERQGDHWIGHITPNQIGLSDVNWKLKFSSHGVDGPGTISNLGPYPNRETALQRMHDGGTAETFVRFDNYENELPKIVLIELNGQELCTANSYGAPSSSATRELHLAVSSTTTTTTTHEVKQPKSVVSQRLPSMGCNIFKYEKQGDHWIGHVTPTRNGLRDVNWKLKFSSHGVDKPGTVSNLGPYPNRETALQRMHDGGSAELFVRFDNYVGQLPKIVLIELNGEVLCTSSSYEAPSSTSTRQLHLSVSSSTPTTHEVVQPQPQSQPSSNPFLHFGGNSNPFLPRRTTKKPVAVVETVAVVGTRQDAGAEECGVEGFAGLQIGGENVPRGRFPWLAALYHDTNSDPTTIELSYKCVSTLISGRTVITAAHCIYGLTPAQLRVYVGRHDVTVHPEKDATLMAVESVKTHPDFVGNLVPDSDLGLLVLTEHVTYSTYVRPICMWTRSTSLGIDESEQTAVAGWGTDSTLKPTRFPTTVNVRPVSREQCLREMVTAKDFLTPRTLCAGNSQGHGPCLGDSGGGLMVLRNNRWMVRGIVSLAQRSGNSCDLSRYVIYCDVARHLSWIEKNVVR